CGGCCGCTCTGCTCCTGGAAGTCCCGCAGCAGGGCCAGCCATTCCAGCCAGGCCTCGAGCAGGGCCGGCTGCGCCGCCCCGCCCGCCGCGGGCAGAAGGCCGGCCACGGCCTCCGTCCCCTCCATGGCGTAGCCGAGCAGCAAGCGGTCCAGGCCGGAGCGCCAGCCGTGCTCGGCCACGGCGGGCAGGTCGCGGGCGGCGCGGTCCGCCGCGTCCCAGCCCCAGACCACCCCCGCTTCCGTGCACCACTCCTGCAGGCGAGGCAGCTCCTCCGCCGGAATGCGATGCCGCCGCCTCAGCGCGGGGCAGGAGAGGGGCGCCAGCACGGCGGCCAGCTCCCAGCGGCCGCCCGCCAAGGCCATGACCTGGGCCAGGGCCTGCGCCATGCTCCGTCGCGCTTGGCCGCCCAGCAGGCGCCAGGGCAGCCGCCGCTCCTCCTCCTGGCCCTCCAGCACCGCTTCGAGGGCGGGGCGGGCCGCCTCGAGATCGGGCACGAGGACCAGCACATCGCCCGGCCGCAGGTCGGGGTGGCGCTCGAAGAGATCGAGCAGGCGGTCCACCATCACTTCCGCCTGGCGCGTCAGGCTGTGGCAGGAGTGGAACTGCAGGCTGTCGTCGGGCGGCCCGGCGGGCAGCGGGGCCAGCTCCGCTTGGCTATGCCGGATCCGCTCCAGCAGGCTGCCCTCCCGCGGCGCGGTGGTGGGGGCGGGGTCGTGGAAGCGGGCCTCCACCTCCAGCAGTTGATCGATCCAGCCGCCCAGCTCGGCGCCGTTGGCCTGCAGGAGAGGGGCCGTCCACGGATCGAGCGCCTCCCGGCGCCGGTGGCGGCGAGGCAAGTCCCCCCAGTATTCGGGGGAGGGGTTGAGCAGGTAGACGCGCAGCTCCCGGTGGCGGGAAAGAGCATCGAACACGGCCAGTTGGGCGGGAGGCAGGCCATGCAGGGCGAAGAGGCTGAGGCGGCCGGGCAGCTCGGCCACGCCGGGCGGCGGCGCCCCCGCCCGCGCCTGCTCCAGCCAGTCGGCCAGCAGGGCGGCGCGATGGGGCTCGGCGATCTCCCCGCCCAGGCGCCGCCACAGGTTGCGCTGCCAGTGCGCCATGGGCGAGTCGGGGGGCGGGTCGGGGCCGCCGGGCAGGTTGCCGTGGGGCCGGCCCTCCCAGCCCAGCAGCAGGCCGGGGCGGTGGACGAGGTACTGGTCGAAGAGGGAGGCCAGCCGGCGAGCCAGGGCGTGGCGGCGGCGGCCGTCGTCCTGGTCCAGCAGACGACCGGCCGGGCCGGCCAGGGCGGGTTCCTGCCGCAGCAGGTCGGCGATGCGCCAAGCGAGGGCCTCCACCTCCCAGGGCGACTCGGTGGCGGGCGCCGCCAAGCCGGGCCGCAGCAGGCGCTCCCAGATGAAGCGGGCGGGAAAGGGCGTGGCGAGGCGGGCGACGGATCCCAGGCGGCGGGCCAGCTCCAGGGGAAGGCGGCGGGCCATGCCGACCGATTCCACCAGGATGATCTCCTCCTCCAGCGGGGCCGGTGGTCGGCGGGCCATATCCCCGGCCAGCCGCGCGAAAAGGGCCCCGCCGTCGTGCTCCTGGATCACGTCAATCATGGGGACAAGATAGAAGGGCCGGGGACAGGCGCCACCATCCGCGGTCGGGAATTACCTTGGGCCGGTAAGCAAGGACCGCCGCATGCCCCGCCGTTCCCTCCGCCGCCTCTACCAGGACGAGTTCGCCGGCTACCGCCCCGACACCTTCCGCCAGGATCTGCTCGCCGGCCTCACCGTGGCCGCCGTGGCCCTGCCCCTGGCCCTCGCCTTCGGCGTGGCCTCCGGCGCCAGCGCCGCAGCGGGCCTGGTCACGGCCATCATCGCCGGCCTGGTGATCGGCGCCCTCTCCGGCGCGCCCTACCAGATCTCCGGCCCCACCGGCGCCATGAGCGCCATCCTCATCCTGCTCGCCCAGCGCCATGGCCTGGAGGGCGTCCTGCTGGCGGGACTCCTCTCGGGGGGCATGCTCCTGGCGATCGGGCTGTTGCGGCTGGGACGCTTCATCGCCTTCATCCCGGCCCCCGTCATCACCGGCTTCACCAGCGGCATCGCCCTCATCATCGCCATCGGCCAGCTGGACGCCTTCCTGGGCATCCGCACGGCCGAGGCCGACTCGGCCATCGCCAAGCTGCTGGTGCTGGCGCAGGGCGGCTGGACGCCCCAATGGCAGGCGGTGGCCACCGGCCTGCTCGTGGCCCTGCCCATGGCGCTCTGGCCCGCCCGCTGGGGCAACCGCCTGCCGGCCAGCCTGGCGGGCCTCGCCCTCGCCAGCTCGGCGGCCGGCCTGTTCCACTGGCCGGTGGCCACCATCGGCGAGATTCCCGGCTCCCTCCTCCTGCCCGATCGGCTCAGCCTGGCCACGCTGCCCTGGGGGCGCCTGGACGAGTTCCTGGCACCGGCCATGACCATCACGGCCCTGGGCGCGGTGGAGTCGCTCCTCTGCGGCATGGTGGCCTCCAACATGACCGGCGTGCGTCTGCAAGCCAACCAGGAGCTGGTGGCGCAGGGCGTGGGCAACCTGCTGCTGCCCTTCTTCGGTGGCGTGCCCGCCACCGCCGCCATCGCGCGGACCAGCGTGGGCATCCGCTCCGGGGGGCGCACGCGCTTGACCAGCATCCTCCACTCCCTCTTCCTGCTCTGCTCCATGTGGCTGCTGGCGCCCCTCATGGGCCGCATCCCGCTGGCGGCGCTGGCCGGCGTCCTGCTCATCACGGCCTGGCGCATGAATGAGTGGGCGGCCATCCGCTTCCTCTTCGGGCACCGCTTCAAGTCGGCCATCCTCGCCTTCTCCGTCACCCTGGTGGCCACCATCGCCCTCGACCTGACCCAGGCCATCCTCATCAGCACGGCCCTGGCCGGCGCCATCTACATCAGCCAGAGCGCCGCCCTCCACGTGGAGGTGCAGCCCATGGACCGCGCCAAGCTGGCCGCCCGCGGCATCGAAGTGGAGGGCGACTGTCCGCACATCCAGGTGGCCTTCGTCACCGGGCCGCTCTTCTTCGCCGCCGTGGGCAACTTCAACGAGGCCTTCGCCAAACTGGGCCGCTGCCACGCCCTCATTCTCAGCATGCGCGGCGTGCCGCTGGTGGACACGGCGGGCCTGGAGGCCATCCACCGCCTGCGGGACCACCTGCGGGAGCAGGACGGCCACCTGATGCTGGCGGGGGTCCACGACCGCGTGAGGGTCATGATGGAGCGGGGCGGCATCCTGGACGCCGTCGGCCGGGAGAACCTGTTCTGGAGCAGCGACCAGGCCATCGTCGAGGCGGAGCGGCGGGGCTGCGCCCATTGCGCCAGGCCCGCCCGCTGGACCTGGCACGGCGTGGCCGGCACAGGCAGCACGGTCTACGAGGATCCGGCCGACGACCCCATGTTCGAAGACGAGGCATAGTCCCCGCCCCCCAGCTGTTGCCGCCACTCCGCCTCCAACTGCGCCAGGCGGCGGCCGCGCTGGGCCATGCTTTCGTTGGCGTCCTCCAGGATGGCAAGTACTTCCAGCCGGAAGGCCACCGCGCCGTCCCGCGACCAATCCTCCTGCAGGGCCGCGCAGCGATGCACGCCCAGTTCCAGCTGCGCCCGCTGGGAGCGCAGACGGCTGGCCACGGCGCCGGCCCGCCCCAGGAAGCGCCGACCGCTGGGCAGGTGGGTGATGCAGTAGACGCCGGCCTGGCCGGCGGGCCGCGCCTCCCGGCCGCCCGCGCCGGACTCCGCCCGCCCCTCGTCCCAACCCTCCCGCAGCCAGGAGGGACCGGCCGGCCGCCAGGCCTCGTTCAGGCGGTAGACCTGTTGGTCGCGCCGCAGCAGGCCCAAGTCCACCAGCTCCCGCCGCACGGTGCAGTAGTCGGGGAAGTGGGCGGCGAAGAGTTCGTTGACCTCGCGCTCGGGGTAGCTGCGGCCGGGTTCGAGCAGGGCGGCGAACTCCTCGAGGAGCAGGCGGCGCTTCTTCTGCTGCACGGGCAGGTGTTCGACCCGGCCATGGGGCGCGAAGGTCTGCAGCACGCGGCGGCAGTAGGCGGCCAGGCGCTCCCGCTCCCGCCGGTCCTCCTGCGCGTCGCCGGCCACCAGCTCCAGCAGGGGCCGCTCCAGCACCGGCCAGCACACCGAGTAGACGGAGAAGTACTGCTCGCGGCGCTTCTCCACCAGCCCGCCCTCCTCCAGCTTCTTCAGGTGGAAGGCGAGGGTCGAGGGCGCCAGGCCGAGGCGCCCGGCCAGTTCCTCGGCGTAGTGTGGGCGCTCCAGCAGCGCCCGTAGCGCCGCCAGCCGCGCCGGGTCGGCCAGGGCCTTGGCCACCAGCAGTCCATTGGCTTCCATCAGGCCTCCAAAACTGATTCGATGCACACGGAAGCATATTTGCCGGGGCGAGGCAAGACAGATTCGAATTTTCTCGAATCAAAAATCACGTCCGGTCGGCGGGCGGCTTGTCGTTCAGTGCGGCGGACGGGGCGGGATCAAGTGGAAGCAGGCTCGTGGGATGAGCGGGGCAGGCTCCATCCCGACCCTTCCGGTGGATGATGTCGCGCCCGGCAGCCTGTCGAAAAAGTTTCCCGCACGGGAGAAATTTCGCTTGCGGCGCTATCCACAGGGCACTATGTTACCGCTCGGGAACATGAACGTGCTTGATCCAACTCAGCTGGGCGCCGCCATCCGCGCAAGGCGCAAACATTTGCGGGTCACCCAGAGGGATCTGGCCTTAACCTGCGGGATAGGCGTGCGCTTCATTGTCGATCTGGAGAAAGGCAAAGCCACGTGCCAGATTGGGAAAACCCTCCACGTCCTTAGGGCGCTTGGTTTGAGGCTAGACATCACACAACAGTCTAACCTAAACAATGAAGCCGTTTAACCATGAGCGGCCTCAACGTATACTTCAACTCACAAATCGTCGGACACTTACAGCAGGACAAAAGCGGGCTTCTGAAGTTTACTTACAGTGAATCCTGGTTGAAGAATCCCGCAGCCATACCACTTTCCCGCAGCCTGCCACTTCAGTCGGGGGCATTCCCAGGGAAGCAGGCCAGACCCTATTTTGCCGGGATTTTGCCTGAGCAGGGGCCACGCCGGCGCATCGCCGAGATCCTTGGGATCAGTGAGTCGAATGACTACGCCCTGCTCGAGCGGATGGGAGGGGACTGTGCCGGGGCGATCAGCCTCTTGCCTGTTGGCCATGTCCAGACGGACCAGGGCTCATCGGCCTGCCGCCCCTTGTCGGAGTCAGAATGGAGCCGGATTGTGGCGGAGCTGCCACGCAATCCACTGCTGGCGGGGACAGACGGACTTCGCTTGTCGCTGGCCGGAGCGCAGGACAAAGTGCCCGTCATTCTGGAAAATCAGGCGCTTTGCTTACCCCTCGAGCAGATGCCAAGCACGCACATCCTGAAGCCGGAGCCCGACCGCTTTCCGGGTCTTGCCAGCAATGAGACCTTCTGCATGATGCTTGCCCGTGAAATGGGGCTGGATGTCGCGGAGGCGGTCTTTCTCATGATCGGCGACAAAGCCTGTGTGCTGGTGAAGCGATACGACCGACGCGTGGACGAGGCCGGCGGCATCGACAAGCTCCATCAGGAGGACTTCTGTCAGGCGCTGGGACATCCGCCGGAGAAGAAATACCAGGAAGAGGGCGGGCCGACACTGTCGG
This portion of the bacterium genome encodes:
- a CDS encoding helix-turn-helix transcriptional regulator, which produces MNVLDPTQLGAAIRARRKHLRVTQRDLALTCGIGVRFIVDLEKGKATCQIGKTLHVLRALGLRLDITQQSNLNNEAV
- a CDS encoding type II toxin-antitoxin system HipA family toxin, producing the protein MSGLNVYFNSQIVGHLQQDKSGLLKFTYSESWLKNPAAIPLSRSLPLQSGAFPGKQARPYFAGILPEQGPRRRIAEILGISESNDYALLERMGGDCAGAISLLPVGHVQTDQGSSACRPLSESEWSRIVAELPRNPLLAGTDGLRLSLAGAQDKVPVILENQALCLPLEQMPSTHILKPEPDRFPGLASNETFCMMLAREMGLDVAEAVFLMIGDKACVLVKRYDRRVDEAGGIDKLHQEDFCQALGHPPEKKYQEEGGPTLSDCLSLLQEWSTAPALDVPRFIRGLIFNVLIGNADAHAKNHALLYSSGERRLAPLYDLVSTLVWPELSTRSAMRIGHSRSIDVFEMSDWMDMAKSSGLGWPMIRIRVAESCAELLAKLDHVRRQARALDAGMVERLATLIRERAGRLQKAFTSL
- a CDS encoding DUF2087 domain-containing protein; translated protein: MEANGLLVAKALADPARLAALRALLERPHYAEELAGRLGLAPSTLAFHLKKLEEGGLVEKRREQYFSVYSVCWPVLERPLLELVAGDAQEDRRERERLAAYCRRVLQTFAPHGRVEHLPVQQKKRRLLLEEFAALLEPGRSYPEREVNELFAAHFPDYCTVRRELVDLGLLRRDQQVYRLNEAWRPAGPSWLREGWDEGRAESGAGGREARPAGQAGVYCITHLPSGRRFLGRAGAVASRLRSQRAQLELGVHRCAALQEDWSRDGAVAFRLEVLAILEDANESMAQRGRRLAQLEAEWRQQLGGGDYASSSNMGSSAGSS
- a CDS encoding SulP family inorganic anion transporter; translation: MPRRSLRRLYQDEFAGYRPDTFRQDLLAGLTVAAVALPLALAFGVASGASAAAGLVTAIIAGLVIGALSGAPYQISGPTGAMSAILILLAQRHGLEGVLLAGLLSGGMLLAIGLLRLGRFIAFIPAPVITGFTSGIALIIAIGQLDAFLGIRTAEADSAIAKLLVLAQGGWTPQWQAVATGLLVALPMALWPARWGNRLPASLAGLALASSAAGLFHWPVATIGEIPGSLLLPDRLSLATLPWGRLDEFLAPAMTITALGAVESLLCGMVASNMTGVRLQANQELVAQGVGNLLLPFFGGVPATAAIARTSVGIRSGGRTRLTSILHSLFLLCSMWLLAPLMGRIPLAALAGVLLITAWRMNEWAAIRFLFGHRFKSAILAFSVTLVATIALDLTQAILISTALAGAIYISQSAALHVEVQPMDRAKLAARGIEVEGDCPHIQVAFVTGPLFFAAVGNFNEAFAKLGRCHALILSMRGVPLVDTAGLEAIHRLRDHLREQDGHLMLAGVHDRVRVMMERGGILDAVGRENLFWSSDQAIVEAERRGCAHCARPARWTWHGVAGTGSTVYEDPADDPMFEDEA